Part of the Propionimicrobium sp. PCR01-08-3 genome, GGTGTGCGTCCCGGTCGATGCGGGTGAGGCGGGCCGGATAGCCGAGGGCCATACTCTGCCAGGGCCCGTGCAGGCGTTCACGGCGAATGATGCTCTGCTGGATGCTTTTGGCTTGCAGCCCTCCGATGATGAACAGGCCGAGTACGCGGTGCTGCTGCTGGCCGGACTGTATGGCCTGATCCGGTACGGCGCCCGCCTGGTATTGACGGCCTTGGTCGATCCGCAGACGCTGACCGAAGGCGAGGAGGCCGACAACGGGGGAGTGGCGCTGAGTGAACTTGCGGCCGGCAGCGTCGAGGCCTGGTTCAGCGATGAGGACGACGTCCTGCTGCCCGAGCTCCGCGAGGCGGTCTCCGGTCTGAGCTTGGACGATGCTTGGGACACGTCGGAGATAACGGCGCTGCACGCCGACCACGATCTTGCCTGGCATTCGATCACGGAGTTACCCCGCCGCTGAATAATTCGCCCGGATTCATCCGGCTCCATCGCGTTTGGCTACCAGAAATCGGGTCCCGCCATGCGAAGGTGACGGGACCCGACTGATGTTTGTTCAGCCCTTACCCGGGCATCAGCCTGGGGCTACTTTTGGCCTTGGGCGGCTTTCATGAAGCGGCGTTGGTAGCTGACGACTTGGTTGGTGGAGGTGAATCGGGCGAGGTAGCCGGGTTCTGCGGTGACGACGACGCGGTCGGCCATATCGGAGAATTCGTCGCTGGCCAATAGTTTGTCGATGTCGGGATAGTTGAAGTCGCCTTCCATGGAGCAGATGATCAGCCGGGTGTCGGGCAGGTTCGCGTTGCGTAGGGCGCGCAGGTTGTGGCGGACCGAGTCCAGGCCGTCGGAGCCTTCGGGGTCTTGGATGTGCCGGTAGGCGACGATGGTGCGGGCCCGCGAGACGGCTTCGTCCGGGTTCATGCCGGTGTCGGTGCTGGCCAGGTAGTCGGTGGACACCATGTAATCGCGTAGTTCGGCGGCCGCGTCGTGATCGCCGCCATCGAGGCGGGCGAGTAGTTCGACCATCTTCTGGGATTGCATCAGACGGTGCCGGATGAACGAGTTGATGAAGTAGGGGCGGGCCTGCAACGCCATCTGGGTTTGGTAGGGCTCGAACATCAGCGTGTAGTTGATCCGATACCCGGCCTCGGTCAACTTCAAGGTGAGGTTGTGGCCGCGCAGGGCGTCGGCGGTGGCGGGTTCCCAGTAGCGCTGGTCGAGCCTGCCATCACCTTCCAGCAGCTGGTGCACATTTTGTGCGTTGACCGGGCCGGTGTGCGGCACTTTGATGACGACCCGGTCTTGGCCGAGGAGTTCTTTGAAGAAGGCGGCCTCGTCCAGAATCTTGTTGAAATCTTCTTCGAATGGGTTGTTCAGTTCGACGGAGATGTCGCAGCCCGGCCCGAGGATGCGTCCGAGTTCTGCCATGACCTCGTCACGGGTGTTGAACTTGTGGTCGACGTTCGCCGCAGGATTGTTGATGAACAGGTCGTAGATGATGCCCGGGTTACAGGTCAGGTTACCCAGCAGCGGCGCGATCGGCGCGATCTCGTACGGGTTCGCAGAATCGGCGGAATAGATGACCGCGGTCGGGCGCTTCCTGCCGTCGGTGTCGTAGCCGATGTCGCGCTTCAAATTGACGTTCAGCAGGCCGTCGGGTTCGAGGTCGTATTCGAACCGGAACCCTGCCGGGGTGTGACCGGCCTCGGGCTTGAAATAGTCACAGATACGGACGAACTCGCTGGTGACCCCGATATGGGTGGCGTTCTCGGCGAGCAGCGAGAACTGCAGTTCGTCGACAGGCTGGGCCAGCACCCGGTCGAGATGATCACTGGCGCCACGCGCAGGCTCCAAACCCAGCGAACGCAAACGTAGTTGTAGCGGAGGGGTTAACGGTTGGTGCATCAGAAAATGCTCCTCACTTTTCGAATCGTTGTTATCAGCATTGATGAAAGTTATCGGGTAGGTTGCAGCGAATACCCGCGCGAGGCCAGCCCATTCTCAATAAGCGCGATCGAACGCGTCTGCTTGATAATGAAATAGCCGAGCGGAATGAACACCACGCACATTGCCAGGGCGAGCAGGCCGTTGCTCGGATAGATATAGACGATGCCGATCACCACAATCAGTCCGAGGATGATCTCGGAGCGGCGCTTGCCCTTCAACATCTTGCGGGTGGTGAGCAGGTTGTCGACGATCTGCTGTTTTTCGGACGATGTTTTCTCGCCGGACATGTGGACGCCGAGGGCTTCCCGGTG contains:
- a CDS encoding transaldolase family protein, which codes for MHQPLTPPLQLRLRSLGLEPARGASDHLDRVLAQPVDELQFSLLAENATHIGVTSEFVRICDYFKPEAGHTPAGFRFEYDLEPDGLLNVNLKRDIGYDTDGRKRPTAVIYSADSANPYEIAPIAPLLGNLTCNPGIIYDLFINNPAANVDHKFNTRDEVMAELGRILGPGCDISVELNNPFEEDFNKILDEAAFFKELLGQDRVVIKVPHTGPVNAQNVHQLLEGDGRLDQRYWEPATADALRGHNLTLKLTEAGYRINYTLMFEPYQTQMALQARPYFINSFIRHRLMQSQKMVELLARLDGGDHDAAAELRDYMVSTDYLASTDTGMNPDEAVSRARTIVAYRHIQDPEGSDGLDSVRHNLRALRNANLPDTRLIICSMEGDFNYPDIDKLLASDEFSDMADRVVVTAEPGYLARFTSTNQVVSYQRRFMKAAQGQK